Proteins encoded by one window of Salvia splendens isolate huo1 chromosome 7, SspV2, whole genome shotgun sequence:
- the LOC121811351 gene encoding tonoplast dicarboxylate transporter-like gives MKNNGAVDVDDPKSPLLPLQDPSESGSRGFGSIIRSILTLNNFFILLGPLLCAVVCLCVKLNGGGTTSRNMLGVLAWIFTWWMTEAVPMPITSMAPLFLFPLFGISSADDVAHSYMDDVISLVLGSFILALAVEHYNIHRRLALDITILFCGEPLNPPLLLLGICGTTAFVSMWMHNVAAAMMMMPVATGILQRLPTGEVQSELVSKFCKAVVLGVIYAAAVGGMSTLTGTGVNLILVGMWKSYFPEADPISFSTWSFFALPLALLIFVALWAILCLLYCRKGTSLALSAYLDRAHLKSELLLLGPMAFAEKMVLVLFSLLVVLWMTRNITDDIPGWGYLFGDRVGDGTASVMVATLLFIIPNKKQAGEKLMDWNKCKKLPWSIVLLLGAGFAIAEGVRTSGLADVLSEMLGFLETAPYWAIAPAVGIVSGIITEFTSNNATTTLVVPLLIQIAKSMHLHPLLLIVPGAIGAQFAFLLPTGTPSNIVGFSTGHIQISDMVLAGTPLKVAGILALSIMMPTLGVYVFGTDEPMLNFSRSKI, from the exons ATGAAGAACAACGGCGCGGTTGACGTGGATGACCCGAAAAGCCCACTTCTTCCGCTCCAAGATCCGAGTGAGAGCGGATCACGGGGTTTCGGTTCAATTATAAGATCCATTTTGACATTGAACAACTTTTTCATCCTGCTTGGTCCGTTACTCTGCGCGGTGGTATGTCTGTGCGTGAAGTTGAACGGCGGCGGCACCACCAGCCGGAACATGCTGGGGGTGCTGGCGTGGATCTTCACGTGGTGGATGACGGAGGCGGTGCCGATGCCGATAACTTCGATGGCGCCGCTCTTCCTCTTCCCCTTGTTCGGAATCTCCTCCGCCGACGACGTCGCCCATTCCTACATGGATGACGTCATCTCCCTCGTGCTTGGCAGCTTCATTCTCGCGCTTGCTGTTGAGCATTACAACATTCACAGGAGATTAGCTCTCGAT ATAACAATATTATTCTGCGGCGAGCCACTGAACCCTCCACTTCTGCTGCTGGGAATATGTGGGACGACAGCATTCGTGAGCATGTGGATGCACAACGTAGCGGCGGCGATGATGATGATGCCCGTGGCCACTGGAATCCTGCAGCGGTTGCCCACGGGCGAGGTTCAGTCGGAGCTGGTTTCAAAATTCTGCAAGGCGGTGGTGCTTGGCGTGATATACGCGGCGGCAGTGGGCGGGATGAGCACTCTGACAGGGACAGGTGTCAACCTCATATTGGTGGGAATGTGGAAGAGCTATTTCCCTGAAGCCGATCCCATCAGCTTCAGCACCTGGTCTTTCTTTGCTCTTCCTCTCGCCTTGCTTATTTTTGTTGCGCTTTGGGCCATCCTCTGCTTGCTCTACTGCAGAAAAGGCACCAGCCTCGCCCTCTCTGCTTACTTGGACAGGGCCCACTTGAAGAGCGAGCTCCTTCTCCTTG GTCCAATGGCCTTTGCAGAAAAGATGGTACTTGTTCTGTTCTCG CTTTTGGTAGTATTGTGGATGACACGGAACATAACGGATGACATACCTGGCTGGGGATATCTGTTTGGCGACCGTGTGGGCGATGGAACTGCCAGT GTGATGGTGGCGACGCTACTATTCATAATCCCAAACAAAAAACAGGCAGGTGAGAAGCTAATGGATTGGAACAAATGCAAGAAGCTGCCGTGGAGCATAGTTCTGCTTTTGGGGGCAGGGTTTGCCATTGCCGAGGGGGTCCGGACGAGCGGGCTAGCGGACGTGCTCTCGGAGATGCTGGGGTTCCTAGAGACAGCGCCGTACTGGGCCATAGCTCCCGCGGTGGGCATTGTGAGCGGCATCATCACGGAGTTCACCTCCAACAACGCGACCACCACTCTGGTGGTGCCACTGCTGATCCAGATCGCAAAGAGCATGCATCTCCACCCGCTGCTGCTCATAGTCCCCGGTGCTATCGGCGCGCAGTTCGCTTTCCTGCTGCCTACGGGGACGCCGTCGAATATCGTGGGGTTCAGCACGGGTCATATTCAGATCAGTGATATGGTGCTAGCAGGGACTCCCCTCAAAGTTGCTGGAATTCTTGCTCTTTCAATTATGATGCCTACCCTTG GGGTGTATGTTTTTGGTACAGATGAGCCAATGCTCAACTTTTCAAGGAGTAAAATATAA
- the LOC121742582 gene encoding induced stolen tip protein TUB8-like, whose product MASVEVESVPVAEIVAPTEALEKVEVKEEVAEAEPEKMVAAVEEPAVEAETKEVTAEETVEVKETEEEAVPEKEPEAVEEATKEEEVAPVSTEEVAPDEAAKEEEVAPVEATEEVASAEAAKEEEAAPVEAAEEVAPAEAAKEEEASPVEKTDE is encoded by the exons ATGGCATCAGTTGAG gttgaatcAGTTCCAGTGGCGGAGATTGTGGCTCCAACTGAGGCACTGGAGAAAGTGGAGGTGAAGGAAGAAGTAGCTGAAGCCGAGCCAGAGAAAATGGTGGCGGCAGTGGAGGAGCCAGCTGTTGAAGCCGAGACAAAGGAAGTTACAGCTGAAGAGACAGTGGAGGTAAAAGAAACCGAAGAAGAAGCCGTTCCAGAGAAAGAGCCGGAGGCTGTTGAGGAAGCCACCAAGGAGGAGGAGGTGGCTCCCGTCTCAACAGAAGAGGTTGCTCCAGATGAAGCCGCCAAGGAAGAGGAAGTGGCTCCAGTTGAAGCCACGGAAGAGGTTGCCTCAGCTGAAGCCGCCAAGGAAGAGGAAGCGGCTCCCGTTGAAGCCGCGGAAGAGGTTGCTCCAGCTGAAGCCGCCAAGGAGGAGGAGGCTTCTCCGGTTGAGAAAACTGATGAGTGA